The Castor canadensis chromosome 12, mCasCan1.hap1v2, whole genome shotgun sequence genome contains the following window.
TTAACAATAGCACAGAGACCATTTAGGAAGTTATGATAATAATCTGACCAGTGATGGTGGTGGTTTAGGTTGAGTGAAGATGGAGAGAAGGGGGAGATTGGAACAAAAGTTAGGAGAATCAGCAGTGTTAATACTTGGTTATGTGTGGGAAGATGGGCAGAGAGTTTGAGGCTATGGCCAGAGGGTGAATCTTGGTTTATTTACTGAAAAGCAGATGTAGGGTTGGCATGAGGGATGCTTTCAGAAGGGGAACAGCTGTAGGTGATAGGTACAAGGTTGTGGGAGTTGTGGGGATGTGGAATGGGGAAGACTTTGGATTAttgtttctaatttgttttttctcctacaGAAGACTTGTTTGAAATGTGGTGGTTTCAGCAAGGCCTCAGTTTTCTTCCTTCAGCTCTTGTAATTTGGACAGCTGCTGCTTTCACACTTTCATACATTACTGCAGTAACACTCCACCATGTTGACCCTGCTTTGCCTTATATCAGGtcagtgaaatatttttatttgtataggaGACTTTTTATGACTCATTCATTATTTACATTGAAGCTAACATTTCATGTCAACATTTTAAAGTTTGGGTTTTTATGTCAGTATTACAACAACAAGGAAACATAAAAGGAACTTATATTCGACTCTTTCTATGTATAATAGAGAAATGTGGAGACAGTTAAAGAATCGGTTAATAGACTGTGACCCCTTAGAGCTTTGTCTTTCCAGTAAGTGTTTGAGGTTGCCTTGGGACATAGAGTGGGAATTATTTTCCCCTTAAAATTCAGAAATGCTGTAAACAAACAAGAGTGATAATAGGAAAAGATAGCAGTACTGACACAGGCTTATCGATCTACTTACTATGTTCAAGGAAGTGTTCTAATTCTTCATGTGTTGTATAATTGAATCCTTACAACACCCATATGAGGAGAGGaggatgtgttagtcagctttctgttactgtaacagatATCTGAGATGATTATAAAGAGAaaactttattttggctcacagtcttAGGTGTCTATCCCTGATCAATTAATTGGCCCAATTGCTTTTGGCCTGtgacaaggcagcacatcatagcAGTAGCACATGGGGGAGCAAAACCATTCACCTTATGACCTGGAAGCAAACGAGAATAAGAAGGGGGACAGGGTCCTTTAATCTTCTTCAagagcatgcccccagtgacctaaagaatACCCACTaggctctaccacctcccaatagtgccttcctggggaccaaacctctaacacatgggcctttgtggGGCATTTAAGATATAAACTGTGGCAGAAGAAATGGGGTCCAGGGAGGTTAAGTGAAATGCAGAATGGCATCAACTCAGTAAGTGTTGGAACCAAGATGCAAACCTGTTGTGTTTGACTCTAGGGGCTGTGCTCTCACTCGTTAATGATATGCCCATTAGAAATTTCAAAGCAGTAAGTATCAACAGTTACCAGTTTATTATACACACACTCtcgctaggtaagcactctgctaCACGAGCTACCTACCATCACCCATCCTCAGTAATATCGTCGAAATCTCAGAATTATCTGTAGCTTAATTATGGGTATTCATCTGTATGTGCTATGTTCATAACcttttcttaaattataaaagCAGTGAGTAATTAGTGCAACAGATTTTAAGAAATAccacagtgattaaaaaacaaaaaataaaaatctctttctGACCCTAAAGTTCCCCAGCAGTCATTGATAGTTTGGTAGCATTCTTTCCAGTTTGCTTTGTCCTGTTGTCTATGTTTATACAAAACTTTCCTTTCTTACTACTTTTAacacttttttggtttttaattttcatttataaaaagtgATAACATGTTGATATATAAATTGCTTCATTATTCTGCCCCCCTTTTTATGGCTTTTAGAAAACAATAGTAGAATAAAGATCCTGTAACATAATTTAATACACATGTGCTGATATTTAGGTAGATTCATAGACATGAGATTGCTGGATAGGTAGTAGGGTAGTTTAGTTTGACTCGACCAAATGTCTCTCTGAAAGTGTTTCCTCAATTCGTGCATTCACAAAGAGGATATGAGAAAAGTCATAATCATTATGAATGGTTTCTGAGCTATTAAGGCTTAAACTTTTACATAAAAGTGAAGTGAATTAAACAGGGAGGGAGATGAGAAAAACAGTTACAAAAATACCATTGCTAAATATTATTAAACAACTCAATGTTTTAATGGAAATGATCCTACCTGGAATATAGCTAGGTCTAACAAAAGAAGAATTCAGCTTCTATATGACGCCTTTGAAACAACACAGCTCCAGAAAGATGCTGAATGAGttgccttaaaaaaaattaaatagtgttctttgttttgtaattctttcatttgtttacatTCTGAGAATAACCTTTCCAATATGGAAATAGCAAACTTAACCAGAATGTTcagtttggctttttaaaatgtcaagtaaAGATCTAGGCATTGCCATCTATCTACATTTGTTGTTTCTGCAGTGAAATGGTACCACGCAAAGGACAAGGGACATCAGGTGCACTTAAGAATGTTCACAAAATCcccaaatttttataatttaaggtTCTAATTTGAATGATTTGGTAATGATTACCACTGTGTTGATCAGACTCTAAGAAGCCAGACCATTCTTTAGTGACTTCAAGAGAAGACACATGCTTAAGATTCATGAGGGCCCATCAGTATTTTATTTACCCTTTGAGAACTTGTCTTCTTTCATTCTAAAGAACTTTAAATAATGAGAAGCCACTGCGTTCTTTTTGGGAGTTTCAGTTCTCTGACAGTACTACATGTGATTTTCTAATTGTACTCTGGacacttccttttctctccttctccttctgcttttttatttttcagctaaTAAACTGGGATCTTTCTCCAgtattttaagatatttaaacTTTAGTACTTATTCTTCTCTTAGGCTCATTTCCTCAATCTACAAAATAATTAAGTTAAACTATAGATATTCTACAAAATTCCTTTCAGTTTCTAGGCCCTATTGAAAAGGTTTAGTTGTTACAGCCCCAAAGGACATAACCAAATGTAAATGTTACTGCAAAGGCAAATTTTGGTGCAAGTGCACTTCAGGTGTTCTCTTTGTCCGTTCCAAGTTTGATGCCGAAGTGGGTTGCATAAGACAAGCTACTGGAGCACAAGAAGAAAATACCAGAACGTCTTTGTATATCTCTTAATAGAAAGATGCTTGAACTTTAtagatatttaatatatataataataatagtgtaAACATATCTATTTTGAAGTTACATGGTCAGATTTTTTTGTGTGAGTGAGGGATGGTGTGTAATCTAAATAGTTTGGtgaccactgtgttgaagttctATGTTAATGAGGTGATACACatgcttgttttcattttaggCTAGTTgatgtcattttgttttacagCCATATATCTGGCTAAGCCAACCATCTTGAAAATGCATGCTATTACTTTCTTTTTGGGGTAATCCAAAGCAGGGACATCATTTGAATTACAACTACTAAAACTATTcggatttttttctctgattataaCAATAATACACACACATTGTAGAAAACTTGAAAAGTAGAAGGAACAAAAAGACCCCATAGTTCCCATTCCCAGAGATGGTCAAAGGGTAACAAAATCTTCTGCATGTGAAAgatatgttttattcttttttatttattcctttgtaAATACATTAttcctgtttttccattttcactgtagactttttttcttttttaaagagaaagactCACAGAGTTGTAGAGTTGGAAAGAACATTTCTTAGAATTCATGTTTGatactttccttttcttaaacCCTTAATCCAGATGTTCACCCAATTACTGATTTTTGCCAGACACgactttctgtgtctttttatcCTTAGTACGTTGTCTTAGGTGAGATGCTGATTATCTCTTTCCTATATTACTTTAATTCAAGACCAAAGACTTTGTCTTTTTTAATCCTTTAGTAGTTTGAAGTGAAGGAAAGTAACTAATATTCAGTGGGTGTCTGCACACGCATCACCACACATCTTACTCTATCCTTACATTGATCTGATGAGGTTGGAAATGAGTGAATAGCTCTATTTTGCAGATCAAAGAGTAGTCTCAGGGAGATAAGAGAATATGCCCTAGCTTCCCCAGTTGGTAAATGGTGGATTTTCTATCTGGGTTTTTAATCCCACAGTATCCTGAAGACATACGCATTGTGATGCACTGTGCTTATTTTGACAGAAGCCTGGTCAGAATGCCAAGCATCACTATCTGCTAGAGGAGAGGTCCAAAGCTATAGTAAAGAGGGTGCTCAAAATTAGTCTtgaatgtaagctccatgagggcaggaGGTTAGTCTGTTTCACTTTGTATTCTTGTCCCGAAAGTGATGCCTGGCACATAagtgcttgataaatattttttaattgatcaGTAGATAAACAGGTGTTTATTGAATTGTAGGCTGAGTCAACAAGAGGTGTAAAAGTGTGAGAGCTGTGAAAGGGCCTGCGGTTAGGGAATCCTGGTAAGATAAATGCATATGCTTAGTTGATGGTAAGCCAGGAACACATCaaggataactttttttttaaataagtttatgtttatttctattaTGTGAAAGGGTGTAATCTTAAATGATAGAAAAAAGTGAAGTAGGCAAATAAACTCAAGTTATCATGTGTTCTCTTTATAAAATGATGTGAGAGTTGAGCTCAGGGGCTTTTAAATGACAAAGAGCTTGAAGTAACTCCGTTATTACTCATGCCTTAGAAGAAATATGCATGGATATCTGTGTAGTGTGAAAAAaccacaaattttctttttttcttttagtgacaCTGGTACATTAGCTCCAGAAAAATGCTTGTTTGGGGCAATGCTAAATATTGCTGCCGTTTTATGTAAGTAATGAGACTTGTTTTAATGCTCAAAATTATTAGCTAAATTGCTATTTTGTTCTTTAAGCACTATTGTGTTGCTTATTTTCTAGTTATACTTGAAAAATATTATCACTAAATTATTCATTACAGTTATgctccttttaaagaaaaagctTTTGTAGAAATGCCAAAGTATGTAAATAAACCTTGAAGAAATATCTCTAGGGCTGTTTGACTGCTCATCCAAATAGGAGTTGCAAGTACATCCAAATATTCTTGAAGCCTTAGGTGAACTTAAGCAACCAGTAGGCAACAAGAAATGTAGCTACAGTTGACCACAACTGAATTCCTTCGGGTTAAACAGTTTAGACACTTAAGAATGGAGAAGGAAGTATGAGCTGATTTTTGAATGATATTCAAATGCCAGAGGAACATACTGTAGTGCTTCCTATTCCCATTCATTTGTCTGTGAACCAAAACTTTTACTGATTTACTAAAacatttttcaacaaatataatcattttaaatattctatttgtccataaaatatttattatttgcttgTATAAAAAccagaagtcaggaaaacaagGAAATTTGATTTATACCTAAGGTCTTCAGAAATACATCTGCAAAAGTATTTCTCTGCTACGTTTCTATAGTCCTGAGTTCTTCAGCACTATTTCTGCAGTAGGAAGTTTGATTTGGCCCTTTAAAAATGAGTATGGTAAAATGGGCTTTATTTTCCTGCGTAATTGACTGTAATATCTGATTGAGCCAAGTTGgagtaatttgaaataaaatgacatgAGAGTGAGGTAAAtcagcttttgatttttttgcctatgctcatttcatccaaattctagaactgcttattttgattttgatactaatcataaaaatagatttttatataaaaatatttgtgatttttaaaagatatcaaACTTGACTTAAGTTTTATACTAAATATTTGTAGATATGAGACTCACAGAAGTCAAACAACTTATTCAGGCACACAGAACTACCAGTAGTTCTATGATACAAccttaaaatttcttaaaaatctgtaactttttttttttttttttctgctcttctCAGATTAACTTTGAAAGGGAAATCTTTCCGTGTGGATAGCAGTGACTGTTGTGAAGTCTTCACTGGCAACTGTATTTTCTATGGTCatttattactttgttttttttggatTATCTCTTTCCAGGCATTGCTACCATTTATGTTCGTTATAAGCAAGTTCATGCCCTGAGTCCTGAAGAGAACCTTATCATCAAATTAAACAAGGCTGGTCTTGTACTTGGAATACTGAGTTGTTTAGGACTTTGTCTTGTGGCAAATTTCCAGGTTTGTGTTTTAGCCCAGCCGTAGGTATTTTCCTGAAGTGTATCATATTACATGTTAAAAAGGAAACCTGAAACATTCAGTTACATgctgttactctttcttttttttgtgggattggagtttgaactcagggcctcatggttgcaaagcagatgctctactacttgagccacacctccagtccattttgctctggttattttggctatggggtcttgtgaactccttACCTGCACTGGTCTCTAAACAAgagcctccagatctcagcctcccaagtaggttagattacaggagtgagccaccagcattcagctgttactctttctttatcTTAACACAATGTATCTACCATCTTTATATTATTGGATCTTCTTAGAAACAGCTacttttgcaattaaaaaaatcatgttcAATAATCTAAACAAACAAattattgtaatattttttcAGGATCCACAAGACAGTTATTAGACTTCATTACTACTTAATTGGAGGTTACTTCAAGACCAAACAGAACTGATTTAAATAAGTGGTACAGTTAATTTTAAACattggttattttgttttgtttttaatatgccTAACAAGTCACAATCCTTTACCTACTTTTTATTCTTGTGTGGATGTTTCCTAAGTGCTTGGCTCTGTACATGAGGAAGCAAGGGAGGATGTGTagcttttccatctttttcttcaggAATTCTTTAAAGTAGCATTCACCCTTCACCAAATACAGTCACGTGACACTTAATGATAGGGATGccttctgagaaatgcattgttggCACTTTTGTTCTGCAAACGCCATGCATGGCACATATACAAGGCAGCTATGACGTCACTAGGCAATTTAATCTAGTGGGACCACCATTGTAAATGCTGTCCATCGTTGATGGGATGTCACTGTTTGGTCGTGACTATTCTGAAGACTCTCCTCTTTCCTGTCTATTGGCATTCTTTCAGAGGAGTCTTACATCCTGGATATGTGGTATTTTTTTGATTAATCTCTCTGCAGTCTTTAAAGTTTCAATTTATACATTTGACAATTTGTTTAGCATCCAATGGTTATTTAAGTCTATAAATActcatacaaatacacacacacacacgtggtcATATTCTGTGTCTCTTATTTAATGTCTTCTAATTTTACCTGCTTCTGATTGGTctcctgggttttttgttttgttttgttttttgttttttatgggctactggggattgaatcaggGGTTCAGGTTACCTAAGGAAGCACCCTACCACTTTGAGctatgcccacagcccttttgttTCCAAGATAGGCTCTTACCAGAgttccctgggctggtctcaaactcaggatcctccagcCTCTGTATCCCGAGTTGCCGGGATTGTAGACTTATGTGACCATGCCTGGCCTTCAGTTTTTTTAGTAATAGTTAACACTACAGgtgagtatcccttatctgaaatgcttgggatgAGAGGCGTTTCAGATTTTTGGAGTTTTGTgggtgctcaaaaagttttggattttggagcatttttaaGTTTCCAATTTTTGAATTAGGGATCCTCAACCTGTAGCAATCTCCAAAAATATACTCCAAGTGAATAATAATTAGTGTATAGTTGTTGGAGCAATGCCAAATTTTCAGTGGTTTATCACAAttaaagttttgttgttgtttgttttggtgttgtgggtcgaacccagggccttgtaagttacatccccaacccagaaatttatttcttacatacATGCATCTAagttttttgctttgtgttttttggtTGACAGGTATCTTTTCTCACAGCGTCTATCCATCTTTAGAATCTATCATGCCCTAGGACCTAActgttttctgcatctatctTGCTGAAATAGTAAAAGAGATGCAAAAATCACACCTGCTTCTTAAAAGCTTCAacctatgttttttaaaaaaataaatcagtgacACTTATTAAAGAATGGTGCAGGCTGAATTTCTTTAGGACCATCTCTATAGGTGAAGGAATCCCTGACTTCTGTGGGGTTTTGCAGTAGGGGAGAGAGATTGGACTTAATTTTGAattcaaagaaaaagaggaatttaTAGCCAACAAGTAGAGTTGGGGTTGGTGGTTGGAAATTACTAAGAGGAAACATGAGGTTAGGTAAGAAGGGATTCTGGCTAAACCCACCTAGTGGGATTCTTGCTGAAGGCAGGGACATTGCCAGGGTGGCGGTGGAGCTTGAGGAACAAGATCAGGGTGATCAGATATTAAGGATGGTGTATCCTAGCTAAATCGATCGAGGGAGAGGCCTTGCCAAAATTGGACAATGCAGAGATGCATGTGGAACCGCAGAAGTCAGGCCTAGTTGAAAGATTGTTCAGAAGAATCTGAGTAGAATTTGGTGAAAGAGATTCCTTGTCATCTGGCAGTGATTCACATCATTCCATTGACTTTCATTTGCAAGAAGTAGAGTGGACAATGGGCCTGACCTGaaaaaaatggagttttactAGACCATAGTTTCCGGGAGCAACTCTGTACTGTGGAAGGGGAATTTTGGTGGACAGTTAACTAGCTGTTATAGAGTTCTGCTTTCCCTTATCAGTTCCTGTAactaaatgttaaaaaatgttttgggtAATTTTTAGACCGTGGATAGTGATGTAGCAGTTGTAGTGTTGTGGCCCTTCTGGTAACAATATCTCATCACCTGTGTAGGAAAAATGAATCCCAGCTATATGCACCACCCAGTAAATTCCAGTAGCAGTTCCTGGTAGCAAGCGCACAAGCTGCCTTTCTGCCTTTATCTCATTTGCCTACTAAAACAGTTTGTATActtttttggtgttttattttcaactttcatTCTAAAATACTTTCATCACAGGAGTCCTTATGTTCTTTTAATTTTGGATCAAATTACTCTTTCTCTGTTGATTGTATCTCCTGTGCAACATTGGCCCTGTTGAATGTCCACTTCATCTTTCACTGATGGTTTCTTTGCTGGGCCCTGTTTATCAGCCAATCCTGTAGCATTACCCAAATATCAAATATCTctccttactttcttttttccttgagcagtactgggatttgaactcagttttgTACCAGGTattttactacttgaaccacctccatcccttctcttccttctattTCCCTGCACACCATCTCCTTGTGAGCCAACTTGATTTCATCATCTCTCACCTGGACCTCTGCCACAACCTCCTTAGTAGTTCCTGTGTCCactcttattttcctttcatcaGTTCTTCATTTTGCAGCCAAAGTGATCTAACTCAAAGGTCTTCTGTAATCTAGCTCCTGTCACTTTTAAGCAGATGGTATATATGTTAAAAAGTAAATGTAAGTGGATatctataagaaaaataaggtaaaggagaaaaaaattatcattttttgtaATCCCTGATGCATAATCAAAATCAATCAAACCGATGCCAAGGTCTTAAATTGCATTGAAATTTAAATTGGATTTAAATTGAAACTCCCTCCTCCTCTCATTCCCAGCCATCCTAATCTTCCTTCCCTTATAATACCCTTTTCTGTTACCCTTATCAACATGTAGTTTACAGAGAAATTTCCTTACTTATTATTTGCATACCTTTGCTAGAATGTAAATTCTGTGAGGGCAGAGTTTTTATCCATTTTGCTCAGGGCCTGGCACCTAGGAAGCACCCAAAAGACATATTATTAAATgagtaaaagaataaatgaatgattgtcATTTTCAGCGATACCATATGAAATCATTTGGTTTTACTGTAATCTCTATGTTCATGTTGCGTAATGTGAGATTAAATTGCTTCAGGAAATAATTTGTTTGTAGAATCTGCAGAGCTTCTTCACCCGGTGAATGTCCTGTTGAAATCTCTGGCTTATGTGTTTAAATGTTATATTGGCAGTGTGTTCTGAGTTTCTCTCCTTGACATACTTCTTTTTCTGCCTCTTAGAAAACAACTCTTTTTGTTGCACATGTAAGTGGAGGTGTGCTCACCTTTGGTATGGGCTCTTTATATATGTTTGTTCAGACCATCCTTTCCTACCAAATGCAGCCCAAAGTTCATGGCAAACAAGTCTTCTGGATCAGACTACTGTTGGTTATCTGGTGTGGAGTAAGTGCGTTTAGCAGTATCCTTTGCTGTAATCTGAGGCTACAGTTGGAAGGGAATTGAATAACAAAATTTAAGACAACACTATTGGCACAGTATAAGCAGTTTTTTTGTGGGAGAGAGTCTTAGGTAACGCTAAACTGAAGGATTTGAACGATGAAATTCAGTTTGAAATTTAATAACTAAACCAGAAACAAAGATAATGGTTAGCCAAATCAtaattcaaatgaaatgaaagatgCAATaacacccttcctccctcctaaCAACAATTATCTGACAGGTTTATGATAGGATTGCCAATTATCCAAGCAAAGAGGGAAGGGATTGACTATGAGAACCATTTGGTGATCCCCTGGATGTAGTTTTAGTTTTACTACTGCCTTGTGATATTGTTCAAGAAAATGAGTTTGGACCTTGGCAACAAATGTATGAGTTACTGTTTTGGACTTTTAAAGTGATTTTGGATCTAAAAGTTTAAATTCACAGGTCTTCTCTAAGATTCTTCCTtgacttatttttttatagtGCTGACTTGCTCATCAATTTTGTACAGTGGCAATTTTGGCACTGATGTAGTACAGAAACTCCACTGGAATCCTGAAGACAAAGTAAGAACTTAAGAGTTTATAAAacttaggtttgttttttttaaaaagatgactattttggttggttttgatgtgtttttcattttatcactaaCAATGAAAGTTCTATGATAGAGTAATGAACTAcatattagatttttttctagatatgATGAAGTTTATGTAGAACCATATTTTCCTGTTACCTATGATAGTAGATATTTTTAAGACATGGGTAGAATTGTGATGACAAGAGTTTCCCTAGACATTGACTCCCCTAAACGTGTACATGGTATACAATATGCCCACTGAGAATTTTTGTTATCATTAGAATACTTATTTTCTGAATTGAAAAGATGTCTTCTCCCACTTTTTGTTATCTAGAACCTTATTATGGGTTCTAAATTTGTGGGTTTCAGTATAGTAGATATGGGAATGTAGATAACATCTTTGATCCTGAGAATAGGGGAGGGGCATAAACTAAGTCTGAAATGAGTTTATGTATTTTGATGTTTttgagaattaatgaaataatttattagaGTCTCCAAATTACAATCCAAATTATACTTAATATTCTAAAAATAGCCCTTATTAAAGTTTGTGATGAACAGTCACAAACTTTTTGGGGGGTGTATTTTATGAATATCAcacctctgggaacagtagtaAGTTCTTGTTTGCAGAATGGAAATTCTATTTTGTCTTAATTACCTAGGTGGAAATTTTATTTGTTCCAGGTGAAACTAAAATTTGTTCAAAAGTTGAAAGGCAGACTGGCCTATGAAAATTCAGGATTTTCAGTGGAGAAATACTATAcattatttgaataaaatttcacAAAACTTCTTTTCTCCCTGTCACTCAAGGGTTATGTGCTTCACACGGTCACTACTGCAGCAGAATGGTCtatgtcattttccttctttggttttttcctgaCTTACATTCGTGAttttcaggtaaaaaaaaaaaaaaagatagtattagacttttttttggtactggggtttgaactcagttgcttacaccttgagccactccaccagcctttgtttttaatgatgggtttttttgagatagagtcttgcaagctatttgcctgggatggcttcaaattacaatcctcatgatctctgcctcctgagaagcaaggattacaggcatgaaccagtgGTACCCAGCAAGAAAAGACCCTATTAGACTTATGCAGCCAAACTTCCTTCTGGTGGAATCACAGAACATTCCATTGTCAAGTGtctagtcttttaaaaaattagtgttTAAAATCTGGCTCCAGAAATAGTGATACAAAGAGAGTAACTTCTCCAGTAAAATTGTTTCTGTTGGGGAAGTAGTCTATTGATAGCAAGATTCAGCCTTGAAACTGGAGTTGCAAAACATATTTGAAGAACTTCTTTCATAGAATTTATATAAATCTGTGAACATTTACTTAGATCAGTGTAAACAGGGAACTTTCTGAATACAGAGGGTTGGTTTTCCCTTATCACTTGGTGCTAAGGATGATACCTTTGGCAGTAGAACAGCTTTCTCACTCTTGTTACCTATTAGATTGATTTATATCTCCAATCACATAAGATACTCTATAGAACATATTGGATAAGTAATCtctctttaaagagcaaacttccctgtataattttcttttctgttccagaAAATTTCTTTACGGGTAGAAGCCAATTTACATGGATTAACCCTCTATGACACTGTTCCTTGTCCTGTGGTCAGTGAACGAACACGACTACTTTCCAGAGATTTTTAATGAAAGGATAAAATATTTCTGTGATGATTATGATTCTCAGGGATTGGAAGAAGGTTCACAAAGTT
Protein-coding sequences here:
- the Dram2 gene encoding DNA damage-regulated autophagy modulator protein 2; protein product: MWWFQQGLSFLPSALVIWTAAAFTLSYITAVTLHHVDPALPYISDTGTLAPEKCLFGAMLNIAAVLCIATIYVRYKQVHALSPEENLIIKLNKAGLVLGILSCLGLCLVANFQKTTLFVAHVSGGVLTFGMGSLYMFVQTILSYQMQPKVHGKQVFWIRLLLVIWCGVSAFSMLTCSSILYSGNFGTDVVQKLHWNPEDKGYVLHTVTTAAEWSMSFSFFGFFLTYIRDFQKISLRVEANLHGLTLYDTVPCPVVSERTRLLSRDF